The [Bacillus] selenitireducens MLS10 genome includes a region encoding these proteins:
- a CDS encoding virulence-associated E family protein: MKKDDHKAPNLDHDGTITIAIGRSRKEMNWKNKEMQWSQFVKRILQTARTYETCSEYTRLPKMKQDDLKDVGGFVGGTLLKGKRGGDSVAWRHLVTLDADQVAGDLWETVKLLFGHACAMYTTHKHRASSPRMRLIIPLKRAVTAEEYVPIARKIADQLGIDQFDDSTYEPQRLMYWPSTSKDGEFLSDFIDAEWLNPDEILNSYSNWRDSSFWPESSREINKRHKMAEKQGDPRSKPGVVGAFCRTYTIHEVIETFLPKTYQATEDPNRYSYFDGTTAGGLVVYQDGDFAYSHHASDPVGGKLCNAFDLLRLHKFGDLDVDADPNTPVTRLPSYMAMVDEALADKEVALLMGKERLNEAKLDFGDEDDDDDQEWLQELQFDAKGRFISNAANVEMILKNDPRLINTVAKNDFQHRYTVLRDLPWRSLERGEYWVDADDAGLRNYLSKIYQIKGPSIISDAWTEVVVDHAYHPVRDYLNGLEWDGQERIDTLFIDYLGADDSDTIRTFTRLILTAAVARIFEPGIKFDYCVVLIGPQGIGKSQIIKLLGRDWHSDSLITVKGKEAFEQLQGVWIMEIAELTATRKADVEAVKHYISKGVDAFRPAYGRHVETFKRQCVFFGSTNDYDFLNDPTGNRRFLPVVVEGGGSKNMWVDLTSDEVDQVWAEAVQSYRSGMSLALSKEMDEKASELQMAHTQESPIAEAVRVYLDMEVPNDWHELDLNERRSYLHAGNASTPSKPMMKLDKVCAQMVWEEWFQRDVSSMTKYNAKEINGVITNTHGWERVSLLRFGNRYGRQRGFRRQQSATS; this comes from the coding sequence ATGAAAAAGGATGATCATAAAGCTCCAAACCTGGACCATGATGGGACGATCACCATCGCCATCGGGCGGAGCCGGAAAGAAATGAATTGGAAAAACAAAGAGATGCAGTGGTCGCAGTTCGTGAAACGGATCCTGCAGACGGCAAGAACCTATGAAACGTGCAGTGAATATACGCGGCTACCGAAAATGAAACAGGATGACTTGAAAGATGTCGGAGGCTTCGTAGGTGGGACGCTGTTAAAAGGCAAACGCGGCGGTGATTCGGTTGCCTGGCGACACCTCGTCACCTTGGATGCCGATCAAGTTGCCGGGGATTTGTGGGAAACGGTGAAGCTGTTATTTGGCCACGCGTGTGCGATGTACACGACGCATAAACACCGAGCGTCGAGCCCTCGCATGCGGCTCATCATTCCGCTGAAGCGGGCCGTGACGGCAGAGGAATATGTCCCGATTGCCCGGAAGATCGCCGATCAGCTCGGGATCGATCAGTTTGATGATTCGACCTACGAACCGCAGCGGCTCATGTACTGGCCCTCAACATCGAAAGATGGCGAGTTCCTCTCAGACTTTATTGACGCCGAGTGGCTCAATCCAGACGAGATCTTAAACAGTTACTCGAATTGGCGGGACTCTTCTTTCTGGCCGGAGAGCTCTCGTGAGATCAATAAACGGCACAAGATGGCCGAAAAACAAGGCGATCCACGGTCAAAGCCGGGTGTCGTCGGGGCCTTTTGTCGAACGTATACGATCCATGAAGTGATCGAGACGTTTTTACCGAAAACGTACCAAGCCACGGAGGATCCGAACCGGTACAGCTACTTCGACGGGACAACGGCAGGCGGACTGGTTGTGTATCAGGACGGTGACTTCGCCTATTCCCACCATGCATCAGACCCCGTCGGAGGTAAGCTCTGTAATGCGTTTGATCTTCTCCGGCTTCATAAGTTCGGGGATCTGGACGTAGATGCAGACCCGAATACGCCTGTGACACGACTCCCCTCTTATATGGCCATGGTTGATGAAGCCTTGGCGGATAAAGAAGTGGCCTTGTTAATGGGGAAGGAGCGGCTCAATGAGGCAAAGTTGGACTTTGGCGATGAAGACGATGATGACGACCAGGAATGGCTCCAGGAGCTGCAGTTCGATGCAAAGGGACGTTTCATTTCGAACGCAGCGAATGTCGAGATGATCTTGAAGAATGATCCGCGACTGATCAATACGGTTGCGAAAAACGATTTTCAGCATCGTTACACCGTTTTGCGAGACCTTCCATGGCGAAGCCTTGAGCGCGGGGAATATTGGGTGGACGCCGATGATGCAGGGCTTCGAAATTACTTGAGTAAAATCTATCAGATCAAAGGGCCGTCCATTATTTCGGATGCATGGACAGAGGTGGTTGTCGATCATGCGTACCACCCTGTCAGAGATTATTTAAACGGTTTAGAGTGGGACGGTCAGGAACGAATCGATACGCTCTTCATCGATTATTTAGGCGCAGATGACTCGGATACCATTCGTACATTTACAAGATTGATCCTGACCGCTGCGGTCGCTCGGATCTTCGAACCCGGTATTAAATTTGACTACTGTGTCGTCTTGATTGGCCCTCAAGGGATTGGAAAAAGCCAGATTATAAAGTTATTGGGAAGAGACTGGCACTCAGATTCATTGATTACGGTCAAAGGAAAAGAAGCGTTTGAACAGCTGCAAGGTGTCTGGATCATGGAAATTGCCGAATTGACAGCGACCCGGAAGGCGGATGTTGAAGCGGTTAAACACTATATTTCAAAAGGGGTCGATGCCTTTCGGCCAGCATACGGCAGGCATGTTGAAACATTCAAAAGACAATGTGTCTTTTTTGGAAGTACCAATGACTATGATTTTCTAAATGATCCAACGGGTAATCGTCGTTTCCTACCTGTTGTTGTAGAAGGCGGCGGTTCCAAGAACATGTGGGTGGATCTTACGTCTGATGAAGTTGATCAAGTCTGGGCAGAGGCTGTTCAGAGTTATCGCTCAGGCATGTCTCTTGCCTTATCGAAAGAGATGGATGAAAAGGCAAGTGAACTTCAGATGGCACACACGCAGGAGTCTCCGATTGCAGAAGCTGTGAGAGTGTATCTGGATATGGAGGTGCCGAACGATTGGCATGAGCTGGACTTGAATGAACGACGCTCCTATCTACATGCAGGGAATGCATCCACCCCATCCAAACCAATGATGAAACTGGATAAGGTGTGTGCGCAGATGGTTTGGGAAGAATGGTTCCAACGGGATGTATCATCGATGACCAAGTACAATGCAAAAGAAATCAACGGGGTCATCACCAACACTCATGGCTGGGAACGCGTCAGTCTACTCCGATTTGGTAATCGCTATGGCAGACAAAGAGGGTTTAGGCGTCAACAAAGCGCAACATCATAA
- a CDS encoding SNF2-related protein, with translation MNYTPYHYQEMAKTWMMERAYAGLFLDMGMGKTVITLTAIDDLLYDYFDVSRVLIIAPLRVARVTWTEEVEKWSHLNDLKVTKILGSLKERKAALDDVGQVAVINRENVTWLVDYLGKDWLFDMVVIDELSSFKSSKAKRFRSLKKVRPFIKRLVGLTGTPSPNSLLDLWPQIYLLDQGERLGRTFSGFRERYFLPDKRNQQTIFSWKLKEGSEHQIYELLEDLCISMKASDYLDVPERIDNTVPVELPPKAKRAYTQLEKEWLLAFEDADVLAGSAAVVANKLLQLANGAIYDETGDVQEVHDEKLEALKELIESANGKPVLVYYNYQHDRDRILKHLKAFKPRVLKTDQDIRDWNKGNVPVLLAHPASAGHGLNLQAGGHVMVWFGLNWSLELYQQANARLHRQGQTETVVVHHLITKGTMDERVMAALKQKDTSQEALIAAVKAKRHTLKEVNTNEN, from the coding sequence ATGAACTACACACCGTACCATTACCAGGAAATGGCCAAGACGTGGATGATGGAGCGCGCCTATGCCGGTCTGTTCTTGGACATGGGCATGGGCAAAACGGTGATTACCCTGACTGCCATTGATGACTTACTATACGACTACTTTGATGTCTCTCGGGTCTTGATCATTGCACCGCTCCGAGTAGCGAGGGTGACGTGGACCGAAGAAGTGGAGAAGTGGTCACATTTGAACGACCTTAAGGTGACGAAGATCCTCGGATCCTTGAAAGAACGAAAAGCGGCCCTTGATGATGTGGGCCAAGTGGCGGTGATCAACCGGGAGAACGTGACCTGGCTCGTGGATTACCTGGGCAAGGACTGGCTCTTTGATATGGTCGTGATCGACGAGCTCTCAAGTTTCAAGTCGTCAAAGGCCAAGCGGTTCAGATCGCTAAAGAAGGTGCGCCCTTTTATCAAACGGCTTGTTGGGCTTACGGGGACCCCGTCGCCGAACAGCTTGTTGGACCTATGGCCACAAATCTATCTGCTTGATCAGGGGGAGCGGCTCGGTCGGACTTTCTCTGGATTCAGGGAGCGGTACTTCTTACCCGATAAACGAAACCAACAGACGATCTTTTCTTGGAAACTAAAAGAAGGATCAGAGCACCAGATTTATGAGCTGCTCGAAGATCTCTGTATTAGCATGAAAGCCTCTGATTATCTGGATGTCCCGGAGCGGATCGATAACACGGTCCCGGTTGAACTGCCTCCAAAAGCGAAGCGGGCGTATACACAACTTGAAAAAGAATGGTTGCTTGCGTTTGAGGATGCGGATGTCTTAGCGGGATCCGCAGCGGTGGTCGCGAACAAGCTCCTTCAACTGGCGAATGGGGCGATCTATGATGAAACAGGTGATGTGCAGGAAGTCCACGATGAGAAGCTGGAAGCGTTGAAAGAATTGATTGAATCGGCGAACGGGAAACCGGTGCTGGTCTATTACAACTACCAGCATGACCGGGACCGGATCCTGAAGCATTTGAAAGCTTTTAAACCACGGGTGTTAAAGACCGATCAGGACATTCGAGACTGGAACAAAGGCAATGTGCCGGTGTTACTGGCCCACCCCGCTTCCGCTGGTCATGGTTTGAACTTACAGGCAGGTGGCCACGTGATGGTCTGGTTCGGACTCAATTGGAGCCTCGAACTCTATCAACAGGCCAATGCGAGATTGCATCGGCAAGGTCAAACGGAAACGGTCGTCGTTCATCATCTGATCACGAAAGGCACGATGGATGAGCGGGTGATGGCGGCTTTGAAACAAAAAGATACAAGCCAGGAAGCCTTGATCGCAGCGGTCAAAGCAAAGCGGCACACATTAAAGGAGGTAAACACCAATGAAAATTAA
- a CDS encoding DNA polymerase, with the protein MSRSMMSSANPSVLSIDIETFSNVDLKESGVYAYAEGEGFTILLLAYAFDDEEVIVVDLVQDEPIPTTVLKALIDPSIMKTAYNANFERTCLAAYLNQPMPTEQWHCSSVHALTLGLPGHLDGVANVLNLGDQKDNAGKALIRYFSVPCKPTASNGHRTRNLPEHDLEKWHAYKAYCRQDVEVERALRKRLASNPIPEKEQRLWELDQRMNDEGVRIDTDLVRQAIQLDAKEQALLLEEAKQITGLENPNSVAQLRDWLTSRGIETSGLAKKQVSDLLQTDLPGDVRRVLILRQMMSKTSVKKYEAMDRSICKDGHIRGLLQFYGANRTGRWAGRIVQAHNLPKHRIGDLDEARQLVKTGNYELITTLYGSLADLLSQLTRTAFIPKKGYRFVVSDFSAIEARVIAWLAGERWRMKVFEGHGKIYEASASQMFGVPIEEITKASPLRQKGKIAELALGYGGAKGALTQMGALEMGLSEDELPALVKAWRKANPNIVNLWYDLEKSAFEAVKWQKVVTAKSGIQFYGGSGLLRARLPSGRSLSYVRPQIGIDERFGREEITYEGVMQGSKQWGRISTYGGKIAENMVQAIARDCLAEAMLRLDAAGYQIRFHVHDEVVIEVPNEQDAKADIERIMSEPIDWAPGLPMNADSFETGYYKKD; encoded by the coding sequence ATGAGTCGATCCATGATGTCCTCGGCTAATCCGTCGGTTCTTTCGATCGATATTGAGACCTTCTCAAATGTTGATCTGAAAGAGTCCGGTGTCTACGCGTATGCGGAAGGGGAGGGCTTTACGATCCTCCTCCTGGCATATGCCTTTGATGATGAAGAAGTCATTGTCGTTGATTTGGTACAAGATGAGCCAATTCCGACTACCGTCCTGAAAGCTTTGATTGATCCAAGCATTATGAAAACAGCTTACAATGCAAATTTTGAACGGACCTGCTTGGCGGCCTATCTCAATCAACCGATGCCGACCGAACAGTGGCACTGCTCATCGGTTCATGCATTGACGTTGGGTCTACCCGGTCACTTGGACGGGGTGGCGAATGTGCTGAATCTCGGGGATCAAAAGGATAACGCCGGTAAAGCACTGATTCGTTACTTTTCAGTGCCGTGTAAACCAACAGCCAGCAACGGGCATCGAACGAGGAATCTGCCAGAACATGACTTGGAAAAATGGCACGCGTATAAAGCATATTGCCGACAAGACGTTGAGGTGGAGCGGGCGTTACGGAAAAGACTGGCTTCGAATCCAATCCCAGAGAAAGAACAACGGCTCTGGGAGCTGGATCAACGGATGAATGATGAAGGGGTCAGGATCGATACCGATCTTGTTCGACAAGCGATTCAACTGGATGCAAAGGAACAGGCGCTGTTGCTGGAAGAAGCGAAACAGATCACGGGACTGGAGAATCCGAACAGCGTGGCACAGCTTCGCGACTGGCTCACTTCAAGAGGTATTGAAACGAGCGGGCTTGCGAAGAAGCAGGTCAGCGACTTATTACAGACGGATTTGCCTGGAGACGTAAGGCGGGTGTTAATCCTCCGCCAGATGATGTCGAAAACGTCGGTCAAAAAGTACGAAGCGATGGACCGCTCCATTTGCAAAGACGGTCATATCCGGGGGCTCCTTCAGTTTTACGGAGCCAACCGCACGGGGCGTTGGGCAGGAAGAATCGTACAAGCACACAACCTCCCTAAGCACCGGATTGGCGATTTGGACGAAGCCCGGCAGCTTGTGAAAACAGGTAACTACGAGTTGATCACAACCTTATATGGATCCTTGGCTGATCTCCTCTCGCAGCTGACCCGAACGGCTTTTATTCCGAAAAAAGGGTACCGCTTCGTCGTCTCGGATTTTTCCGCAATCGAAGCGCGAGTCATTGCCTGGCTCGCCGGTGAACGCTGGCGGATGAAGGTCTTTGAAGGACACGGCAAGATCTATGAGGCATCGGCTTCGCAGATGTTCGGGGTCCCAATTGAAGAGATTACGAAGGCTAGTCCCCTAAGACAAAAAGGGAAGATAGCGGAGCTCGCCCTTGGTTACGGCGGTGCGAAAGGAGCGTTAACACAGATGGGTGCGCTTGAGATGGGGCTCTCCGAAGACGAACTCCCAGCCCTCGTGAAAGCGTGGCGGAAGGCCAATCCAAACATTGTGAACCTCTGGTACGACCTTGAGAAATCTGCCTTTGAAGCTGTGAAGTGGCAGAAGGTTGTGACGGCGAAGAGCGGCATTCAATTCTACGGTGGCAGTGGCTTACTTCGAGCCCGATTGCCTTCTGGTCGATCCCTCTCTTATGTGCGACCCCAGATCGGCATTGATGAACGCTTCGGTCGTGAAGAGATCACCTATGAAGGCGTCATGCAAGGTTCAAAACAATGGGGACGGATCAGCACATATGGGGGCAAAATTGCGGAGAATATGGTGCAAGCCATAGCTCGTGATTGTTTGGCAGAGGCGATGCTTCGACTGGACGCAGCGGGTTATCAGATCCGCTTCCACGTCCATGACGAAGTGGTCATCGAAGTACCAAATGAGCAGGATGCCAAAGCTGACATTGAACGAATCATGAGTGAACCGATCGACTGGGCACCAGGACTTCCGATGAACGCCGACAGCTTTGAAACGGGCTATTACAAGAAAGATTAA
- a CDS encoding DUF2815 family protein translates to MTKIKIGTTQQPVRFSYANVHEPVSVKGGEPKYSVSIIIPKSHTATIQKIQAAIKETIEEQKDRFGGKVPSNVKSPLRDGDTDRPDDPAYENSYFINASDKMKPGIVGPDREDLMNPSEFYSGCYGRASLNFYVYNVNGNKGVSAGLQNLMKTEDGEPLGGRVSAEKDFADDEDESIHDVLG, encoded by the coding sequence ATGACGAAAATTAAAATCGGAACCACTCAACAACCTGTTCGATTCAGCTACGCTAACGTCCATGAGCCGGTGAGCGTGAAAGGAGGAGAGCCGAAATACTCGGTCTCGATCATCATTCCCAAATCACACACGGCAACGATCCAAAAGATCCAAGCTGCGATCAAAGAAACGATCGAAGAACAGAAGGACCGGTTCGGTGGTAAGGTACCCTCAAACGTCAAATCTCCGCTTCGTGATGGAGACACCGATCGTCCCGATGATCCGGCATATGAGAACAGCTACTTCATTAATGCTTCAGATAAGATGAAGCCTGGCATTGTGGGGCCAGACCGTGAAGATCTCATGAACCCGAGTGAATTTTATTCCGGTTGCTACGGACGTGCGAGTTTGAACTTTTACGTCTACAACGTCAACGGCAACAAAGGCGTCTCCGCCGGGCTGCAAAACCTCATGAAAACCGAAGATGGCGAACCTTTAGGTGGGCGCGTCAGTGCCGAAAAGGACTTTGCGGATGATGAGGATGAGTCGATCCATGATGTCCTCGGCTAA
- a CDS encoding PDDEXK family nuclease, giving the protein MEEQKLEQTFKRAVLNHGGLALKLITPGYAGIPDRLAILPGGRVAFVEMKRPGGKPRPLQVKRHEQLRQLGCDVAVIDSNERLGAWLAERWLL; this is encoded by the coding sequence ATGGAAGAACAGAAACTTGAACAAACCTTTAAACGAGCGGTCCTGAACCACGGAGGATTGGCACTGAAATTGATCACGCCAGGCTATGCAGGGATCCCGGATCGGCTGGCGATCTTACCCGGTGGAAGAGTAGCCTTCGTGGAGATGAAAAGACCTGGTGGCAAGCCCCGACCGCTGCAAGTGAAACGGCATGAACAGCTCCGACAATTAGGTTGTGATGTGGCTGTGATTGACTCGAATGAGCGGTTGGGGGCTTGGCTGGCTGAGAGGTGGTTGTTATGA